A DNA window from Helianthus annuus cultivar XRQ/B chromosome 15, HanXRQr2.0-SUNRISE, whole genome shotgun sequence contains the following coding sequences:
- the LOC110914554 gene encoding uncharacterized protein LOC110914554: MNVALMTAHVGSILSRRNSLWVDWVHDYRLKGKNFWVCKIPSNCSSSWRKLLQMRPSIRSYMWMNIGSGADTSAWYDNWCSIGPLGNFLTPHTITNAGYCLDDKVADVRANGGWSWPNAWRDLFPVLNQVDNVNIDPNKVDKLLWRDGDDLNEITTSGVWHSIRYRTPEVEWSSVVWFAQCIPRHAFLMWLIMRGKLLTQDKILQWDLQRRKNMNMMCCLLCYQNNDSHSHLFFECNFSAQVWCSVRKKVGMDSVNPKWPDIIEWLMPRARSKSVTNYAARLLVAASAYIIWQERNARIFMNQLRPPEVISEIILNTVRYKLMGAKLRNTTNVQRVLAEWKIGGNSVSDDGG; encoded by the coding sequence ATGAACGTTGCTCTTATGACTGCTCATGTTGGTAGTATTCTGTCACGAAGAAACTCGCTATGGGTCGACTGGGTGCATGATTACAGGTTGAAAGGTAAAAATTTCTGGGTTTGTAAAATTCCTTCGAACTGTTCTTCGTCTTGGAGGAAACTTTTACAAATGCGGCCGTCGATTAGATCGTATATGTGGATGAACATTGGCAGTGGGGCGGATACATCAGCGTGGTATGATAATTGGTGTAGTATAGGGCCGTTAGGTAACTTTCTAACGCCTCATACTATTACCAACGCGGGCTATTGTTTGGATGATAAAGTGGCTGATGTTCGAGCTAATGGAGGTTGGTCTTGGCCGAATGCTTGGAGGGATCTATTTCCAGTCCTAAATCAGGTTGATAATGTCAATATCGATCCGAACAAGGTAGACAAGTTATTATGGCGAGATGGTGATGACCTAAATGAGATTACTACATCCGGGGTATGGCATTCGATTCGTTACCGAACGCCAGAAGTCGAATGGAGTAGTGTTGTTTGGTTTGCGCAGTGTATTCCTCGGCATGCTTTCCTGATGTGGCTGATTATGAGGGGTAAACTGTTGACTCAGGATAAGATTTTGCAATGGGATCTTCAGAGACGGAAGAACATGAACATGATGTGCTGCTTATTATGTTATCAGAACAATGATTCTCACAGCCACTTGTTTTTTGAATGCAACTTCTCGGCTCAAGTGTGGTGTTCGGTCAGGAAAAAGGTTGGCATGGATTCTGTTAACCCAAAGTGGCCGGATATTATAGAGTGGTTAATGCCCCGTGCTCGGTCGAAATCTGTTACCAATTATGCGGCTCGTCTTCTGGTTGCGGCTAGTGCATATATTATTTGGCAGGAGAGGAATGCTCGTATTTTCATGAATCAGCTAAGGCCCCCGGAAGTGATAAGCGAAATTATTCTTAACACGGTTCGGTATAAGCTTATGGGAGCGAAGCTGCGGAACACTACTAATGTGCAAAGGGTGCTTGCGGAATGGAAGATTGGAGGCAATTCTGTTAGCGATGATGGCGGCTAG